In the Fusarium oxysporum f. sp. lycopersici 4287 chromosome 9, whole genome shotgun sequence genome, one interval contains:
- a CDS encoding phenylalanyl-tRNA synthetase, beta subunit, with protein sequence MPTISVDKYKLYEALGQKFTTEEFEDLCFEFGIELDEDTENDERPIVNGEQEPPQLKIEIPANRYDMLCFEGIVTNLNIFRGRIEPPKYRIVEPASGKLESITVKPEAEQVRPYVSGAILRNIKFDKSRYESFISLQDKLHQNLARNRTLVSIGTHDYDTIKGPFTYEALPPKDIKFIPLNQTKEMDSAELMNFYENDKHLGRFLHIIRDSPVYPAIYDSNRVVCSLPPIINGDHSKITLDTTNVFIEITATDLTKLDIVTDIMVTMFSMYCSEPFTVEPVQINSDHNNQTRVTPNLKPRVAEVEIDYLNSCTGLTESPESLCKLLSKMSYTSTPSTKDSNILEVAIPPTRADVLHQCDVMEDLAVCYGYNNLPRTAPSRSATVGAPLLVNKLSDIIRIEAAVAGWSEVMPLILCSHDENFAWLNRKDDGNTVVRLANPKTAEYQVVRSTLLPGLLKTIRENKGHSVPMKIFEVSDVVFKDESQERKARNERHFAAAWYGRTSGFEVVHGLLDRVLLMLRTAFLTHEEGLSGKSVDFEVKENPSKPDGYWIEELDDATFFAGHAASVYLRLGGKERRIGEFGILHPTVLEKFDLKYPVSTLEINLEVFL encoded by the exons ATGCCTACCATTTCCGTCGACAAGTACAAGCTTTACGAAGCCCTCGGTCAAAA ATTCACGACCGAGGAGTTTGAGGACCTTTGCTTCGAGTTCGGTATCGAGCTTGACGAGGATACTGAGAATGATGAGCGTCCAATTGTAAACGGCGAACAGGAGCCTCCTCAgctcaagattgagattcCCGCCAACCGATATGATATGCTCTGCTTCGAGGGTATTGTCACCAATCTCAATATCTTCCGTGGACGCATTGAGCCTCCCAAGTACCGTATAGTCGAGCCCGCAAGCGGCAAGCTTGAGTCAATCACCGTCAAGCCCGAAGCTGAGCAGGTCCGGCCATATGTCTCTGGCGCTATCCTCCGCAATATCAAGTTCGACAAGAGCCGATACGAGTCCTTCATCTCTCTACAAGACAAGCTTCACCAGAATCTTGCTCGAAACCGAACACTAGTCTCCATTGGTACCCACGACTATGATACTATTAAAGGTCCCTTCACCTATGAGGCCCTCCCCCCCAAGGATATAAAGTTCATCCCCTTGAACCAGACCAAGGAGATGGACTCTGCCGAGTTGATGAACTTCTATGAGAATGACAAGCACCTGGGCCGCTTCCTCCACATCATTCGCGACTCACCAGTCTACCCTGCGATCTACGACTCCAACCGTGTTGTCTGTTCCCTTCCTCCAATTATCAACGGTGATCACTCCAAGATTACACTTGACACCACCAACGTCTTTATTGAGATCACTGCCACCGACCTCACCAAACTCGACATCGTCACCGACATCATGGTTACCATGTTCTCCATGTACTGCTCTGAGCCCTTCACTGTCGAGCCCGTCCAGATCAATTCCGACCATAACAACCAAACCCGAGTCACTCCTAACCTGAAGCCCAGAGTTGCTGAGGTTGAAATCGACTACCTCAACAGCTGCACTGGGCTCACTGAGTCTCCCGAGAGCCTGTGCAAGCTTCTCTCCAAGATGTCTTACACCTCTACACCTTCAACAAAAGATTCCAACATCCTCGAGGTTGCTATTCCCCCAACCCGAGCTGATGTCCTTCATCAATGTGACGTGATGGAAGATCTTGCTGTGTGCTACGGATACAACAACCTTCCTCGTACTGCTCCTTCACGAAGTGCTACTGTTGGTGCCCCCCTGCTGGTCAACAAGCTCAGTGATATTATCCGAATCGAGGCCGCCGTTGCTGGCTGGAGTGAGGTTATGCCCCTGATCTTGTGTAGTCACGATGAGAACTTCGCTTGGCTAAACCGCAAGGATGACGGAAATACCGTCGTACGTCTGGCCAACCCCAAGACCGCCGAGTATCAGGTTGTGCGATCAACTCTTCTGCCTGGCCTTCTCAAGACCATTCGCGAGAACAAGGGCCACAGCGTGCCCATGAAGATCTTTGAGGTCTCTGACGTTGTCTTCAAGGATGAGTCTCAAGAACGCAAGGCTCGTAACGAGCGACATTTCGCCGCCGCCTGGTACGGCCGAACAAGCGGTTTCGAGGTGGTCCATGGCCTGCTTGATCGTGTTCTTCTCATGCTTCGAACTGCTTTCCTCACCCACGAGGAGGGTCTTTCTGGCAAGAGTGTCGATTTTGAAGTAAAGGAGAACCCCAGCAAGCCTGATGGTTACTGgattgaggagcttgacgaTGCCACCTTCTTCGCTGGCCATGCTGCTTCCGTATATCTCCGTCTTGGTGGAAAAGAGAGACGCATTGGCGAATTCGGCATCTTGCACCCTACCGTGTTGGAGAAGTTTGATTTGAA ATACCCTGTCAGCACTCTCGAGATCAATCTAGAGGTCTTCCTGTAA
- a CDS encoding protein phosphatase 2 (formerly 2A), regulatory subunit A (At least one base has a quality score < 10) — protein sequence MQAVESLNKICTELSSQQVEEYFIPLTIRLAKADWFTSKVSGCGLFTTPYNKVSPPVQEQLRQQFGLLVHDETPMVRRQAATNLAKFVKEMPATIVVDEMIPLFQHLAQDDQDSVRLLTVEVLISIAEAVPQGATGQPWCVADSSTQFDRGQELESPIHDRRSIAKAVDEEVVSRDLVPAFVKLLKDNEAEVRTAIAGQIPGFCALVDRNVLLNDIMGSIEDLVSDTSQHVRAALGTQISGLAPILGKQETIDHLLPMFLQMLKDEFPEVRLHIISKLELVNQVIGIDLLSQSLLPAIVQLAEDKQWRVRLAIIEYIPLLASQLGVQFFDEKLSNLCMGWLGDTVFSIREAATHNLKKLTEVFGVEWASEAIIPKVMAMGNHPNYLYRMTTCFAISTLASVVSMDVIAKSILPMLDKLVTDDIPNIRFNVAKTYRVLINVLRRLPDEGTLYDLEKQGSEITPSPRGSELIQQRVVPNLEKLQKDDDVDVRYFATTAAAEISGPIAGGEPMNTSP from the exons ATGCAGGCCGTCGAGTCCCTGAACAAGATTTGCACCGAGctttcttctcaacaagtcGAGGAATATTTCATTCCCCTCACAATTCGCCTCGCCAAGGCCGATTGGTTCACATCAAAGGTTTCGGGATGCGGCCTCTTCACAACTCCTTATAACAAAGTCTCCCCACCCGTCCAAGAGCAGCTGCGCCAGCAGTTTGGCCTGCTGGTTCACGATGAGACACCCATGGTCCGTCGCCAGGCTGCCACCAATCTCGCCAAGTTTGTCAAGGAGATGCCCGCCACCATCGTTGTCGACGAAATGATACCCCTCTTCCAACACCTCGCGCAAGATGATCAGGATAGCGTCCGATTACTCACAGTCGAGGTTCTCATCTCTATTGCCGAAGCCGTTCCCCAAGGAGCAACAGGCCAGCCATGGTGTGTTGCTGACAGCTCTACGCAATTTGATAGAGGACAAGAGTTGGAGAGTCCGATACATGATCGCAGATCG ATTGCTAAGGCGGTAGACGAGGAGGTTGTTTCTAGAGACCTCGTTCCCGCATTCGTAAAACTTCTCAAGGACAACGAGGCCGAGGTACGAACCGCTATTGCTGGCCAGATTCCCGGCTTCTGTGCTCTTGTGGATCGTAACGTGCTCCTCAACGACATCATGGGCAGCATTGAGGATCTTGTCTCGGATACATCCCAACATGTCCGTGCTGCGCTTGGTACCCAGATCAGTGGCCTGGCTCCTATCCTTGGAAAGCAAGA AACTATCGACCACCTTCTCCCCATGTTCCTCCAGATGCTTAAGGACGAGTTCCCGGAGGTTAGGCTCcacatcatctccaagcttGAGCTCGTGAACCAAG TCATTGGTATCGACCTCCTCTCACAGTCACTTCTTCCCGCAATTGTACAACTCGCCGAGGATAAGCAATGGCGAGTAAGACTTGCGATTATCGAGTACATCCCTCTCCTCGCCAGTCAACTGGGCGTTCAATTCTTCGATGAGAAGCTCAGCAATTTGTGCATGGGCTGGCTGGGAGATACCGTTTTCTCTATCCGTGAAGCCGCTACTCACAACCTGAAGAAGCTCACTGAGgtctttggtgttgagtgGGCAAGCGAAGCTATCATCCCCAAGGTTATGGCTATGGGTAACCACCCTAACTACCTTTACAGGATGACCACCTGTTTTGCTATTTCG ACATTGGCGAGCGTTGTGAGCATGGATGTGATTGCCAAGTCGATCCTCCCTATGCTCGACAAGCTGGTCACTGACGATATCCCCAACATCCGTTTCAACGTGGCCAAGACATACCGCGTCCTCATCAATGTGCTTCGACGTCTGCCAGACGAGGGTACCCTGTATGATCTGGAGAAGCAGGGCAGTGAGATCACACCGTCGCCTCGGGGCTCGGAGCTGATCCAACAAAGAGTTGTTCCTAACCTGGAGAAGTTGCAAAAGGACGACGACGTGGATGTGCGATACTTTGCGACGACAGCAGCTGCCGAGATCTCGGGACCCATTGCTGGCGGGGAGCCTATGAATACATCGCCATAG